In Cedecea neteri, a single genomic region encodes these proteins:
- a CDS encoding 6-phospho-alpha-glucosidase — protein sequence MKKFSVVVAGGGSTFTPGIVLMLLANQNRFPLRALKFYDNDGARQETIAEACKIILKEQAPDIDFSYTTDPQEAFSDVDFVMAHIRVGKYPMREKDEKIPLRHGVLGQETCGPGGIAYGMRSIGGVLELVDYMEKYSPNAWMLNYSNPAAIVAEATRRLRPNSKILNICDMPIGIESRMAQIVGLKDRKEMKVRYYGLNHFGWWTHVEDKDGNDLMPKIREHVAKYGYVPPKDEHGTEASWNDTFAKAKDVWALDPDTLPNTYLKYYLYPDYVVQHSNPERTRANEVMDHREKHVFGSCNAIISAGKSSAGELEIDEHASYIVDLATAIAFNTQERMLLIVPNNGAINNFDPEAMVEIPCLVGKDGPEPLVVGNIPQFQKGLMSQQVAVEKLVVDAWEHRSYQKLWQAITLSKTVPSASVAKAILDDLVEANKGYWPELK from the coding sequence ATGAAAAAATTCTCGGTAGTTGTAGCAGGTGGCGGCAGTACTTTTACCCCAGGCATCGTGCTGATGCTGTTGGCTAACCAGAACCGCTTCCCGCTGCGGGCGCTGAAGTTCTACGATAACGACGGCGCACGTCAGGAGACCATCGCCGAGGCCTGCAAAATCATCCTGAAAGAGCAGGCCCCGGATATCGACTTCAGCTATACCACCGACCCGCAGGAAGCGTTCAGTGACGTAGATTTTGTGATGGCGCACATCCGCGTGGGCAAATATCCGATGCGCGAAAAAGACGAGAAAATCCCGTTGCGCCACGGCGTGCTCGGGCAGGAAACCTGCGGCCCGGGCGGGATAGCCTACGGCATGCGCTCCATCGGTGGCGTGCTGGAGCTGGTGGATTACATGGAAAAATATTCGCCGAACGCCTGGATGCTGAACTACTCCAACCCGGCGGCCATTGTGGCGGAAGCGACCCGCCGCCTGCGTCCGAACTCAAAAATCCTGAATATCTGCGATATGCCTATCGGCATCGAAAGCCGTATGGCGCAGATTGTGGGCTTGAAGGATCGCAAAGAGATGAAGGTGCGTTATTACGGCCTGAATCACTTTGGCTGGTGGACCCACGTAGAAGATAAAGACGGCAATGACTTGATGCCAAAAATTCGCGAACATGTGGCTAAATATGGCTATGTACCGCCAAAAGATGAGCATGGCACCGAAGCAAGCTGGAACGACACGTTTGCCAAAGCTAAAGATGTCTGGGCACTCGACCCCGACACACTGCCGAACACTTACCTGAAATACTACCTGTATCCGGATTACGTAGTGCAGCACTCCAACCCGGAGCGCACCAGGGCGAACGAAGTGATGGATCACCGCGAGAAGCATGTGTTTGGTTCCTGTAACGCCATTATCAGCGCCGGGAAATCCTCTGCGGGCGAGCTGGAAATTGACGAACACGCCTCTTACATCGTCGATCTTGCGACGGCAATTGCCTTTAACACCCAGGAGCGGATGCTGCTGATTGTGCCGAATAACGGGGCCATCAATAACTTCGACCCGGAAGCAATGGTGGAAATCCCTTGTCTGGTGGGCAAAGATGGGCCGGAACCGCTGGTCGTGGGGAATATCCCTCAGTTCCAGAAAGGATTGATGAGCCAGCAGGTCGCCGTCGAAAAACTGGTGGTGGATGCCTGGGAGCACCGCTCTTATCAGAAACTGTGGCAGGCGATCACCCTGTCGAAAACCGTGCCGAGCGCCTCCGTTGCCAAAGCGATTCTTGATGATTTGGTTGAAGCGAACAAAGGCTACTGGCCTGAGTTGAAATAA